aaataggtacacagtaaatgatcatttttgacagctcaatgttgtgggctcctgccgaaactcggaacaataacacactttgaatttggctgaatattccttttaaaattgatcagaacactacaatgcgtatgtcgacacataatatgacctttcttgtaccaaatatcaccaattttacgacaaaaaatgcactaacttaagagaaaaataaatatttgtaagccagttTGCACCGTGcgctataaccatcaaactgtcaatggctgctctgtttaaacgtcgcatcaaaatggctgtcaaaacgggccaaaataagcaacataaaattaataattaaagtgctttttaacaccaatcttaggaaagtaagagtgtaaaattgctttaaacatttttttgtacatattcacattgatacatacattttctgacccgtattcgcgctgccgaaaataggaacacagccagccgaaaataggaacaaactgccgaaaataggagcaaaatcaatgtttgcattttcacgaatatttattaaaaagggctttgaatcggcaaataaaaaatattgtaacatactatgatagtttatcaaccagaataacaacactttcaagaaaaataatgaaaaatattgatgtgtgagcaatttttgtgaaactgctgcactagcctgccgaaaactggtacagttaccctaccCTACCCGCAAATTTCCGTTAAATGCCTTCTAATCGCCTTGTAATCGCCGGCGAATTGAAGGCGATCAGCAGTGCATTTAGcagtacagtggagcgccgtttatccgggcttctcgggacttgacctcgcccggatatacgaataacacggataatgagtcaactaatatattttatcaccaattgcaataatttttggaaaattatcttaTTCCTTGATAAAAATGAACCAGTTCTAATTAACTCCATGTTTTCCCataagaatatttgaaattagcTTGAACtatcgtgttttttgttatgacaatgtgctcttttagccgctttttcaaatatctttctcataacgcaatgtcatcATTGTATTGAGCTGTCATTTCtaaacagcacggataaacgggcagccggataaaaggtacccggataaacggcgctccactgtaattaAATGCCTTTGAAATATGTCAATAAAAAATTTCGCtttcaatttgaaatttgaatttgaaactgCCAAAAGAAAACCTTACAAGCGTCTGCGGCCCTGCACTGTTGTAGTGTTCCCAGATATGAGCGTGAGATTCGATAGCACGATTTACGTGTTATGTTCTCTTGCGTTAAGCTCTGAGCTATTTCACTTTATTTAAGATGGTCTGCATTATTCGGTTGTTAAACACCAACCCGTTGAAAGGTGATAATATCTCAAACTCATTTCTATAGCTctaataaaatgataaatgagATACATATTTTTCCCATCCTGCTAATGAAGGGTGAACACGAAGGGTGACAAGGATAGTGCaggagaaaataaaacgcGGTAAGCCAGAATTGGACATGAACAGGGCAGATTCGTCAGCCTTGTGGTTAACGTTTTGAGTAGCACACGTACTTTATTGAACCAATAAAAAagatatatatttaaaaaaattaagttattgaaaaaaaagataacatTAACGGATTATgagtgataatcacgacaggtattattttaattttgcttcaaataaattttgtttgtattaattATAGCAAGGAAATATTAATTCAAATAGaaataaacacaacaaaagaaaatataattgattccggaaccggtatcgactccggaattggttccggaatcggctccagtattgattccggaatcgactacGGAATCGAAATAGGCTCTcaaatcggaattggctcctaaATTAGAATGGGCTTCtaaacggagtcggtttcggcatcgccataaaaataggCATTTGGGTCTAatcatactacgtattgataaccgcaaaaaatcaaaatttacttgtaagagatccattctcatggagattcccgaaTTGATTccgctccggagtcaactctggaatcggctccggagccaactctggaatcggctccggagtcaactccggaatcggctccagaatcggaatcggctccggaattgattccgaatacggaatcggaatcgggtaggtacAATTCCGAGCACCCACCGCTAGTCGATAGCATAACAATTGGTACACCTACCTTATGGCGTAaatcggggaatacctgtataCCGCCCATAATTTGGATGTGTAcacaaaactgtttttttgtaactAGCCGATCCACTGACAAACTGAACTAGCAGCAAATTGTTCTAGGAGTATGTGGAGCTTTATATAAAATGCAACTACATAAAAAGCTTCAAAAAATAATTTCGTACATAATTTTCAATGCGCACAAAgcacaacaaaccaaacctGTCGACAAAATCGTCAACACACGACAGATGGCATGCTGTTTGTCTCGCTCACGCTCACACGTTCGCTGCCGGCTTGACAGTAAACAGCTGACGTACAGCAATTTTGGGAATAATTGTGCCAAGGGTGTCGAACCCGCTCCCATCGGAAGCAAGAAGTAAACATGAACTATTTTGatcatatatttttatacGTTATACAAACTTATTTCGTTCTACTTCATTTTACGTAAAAAGCATGTAATTTGAGAAAGTTTTCGTTGTTTAATAAAAGTTTggagaaaaatgatttttttgcaaTTATCGTGAGTAGTTCCGTGCATCGAAATCGGTGTCAAcaatttatcctttttttcttatgcACTTCGATAAGCTTCGAAAAATAATCTCACAGTTTTCCACtggttttttcattttttccacacTACAGCAGCGCCGAAACACTACAAAGCGAGTCAAGCAAACCGGTCAATGTTAACCTAACCCGTACGTCAACCTGCGCCGTACGGCTTATCCGTGGCGTTTTGCAGCCCTCGACACGGCTGTGTATTGGTTTCGATGACGTTTTTGCCACATAAATAATCCCGTACCGTTTCGCACAGAGCAAAAGTGTCCGTGCTATACTCACCCCGCCGCGCCGAACGCAGACCTcccgtgtgtttgcgtgtttttgtggctgttttattttaaccCGTAGGACGGTGCCGGATGAAGGAACCGGAGGTGGACGAGGGTCCGGGCCCGACCGACCCGGGCCAGGAGGAACCGTCGATGGCGACGCGAGAGGTGCAAACGCAGCAGACGGAGATAGCGGCTTCGATCGTAAGAGCAGCGTCATCAGCAGCGCGCCTCCTGACGTGGGCCCCCCGATCACTGACAACATTCTTCTCCCTTCCTCTTCCCACCGACAGGTTCGGTCCAGCTTGGCCGAGATTGAGACGCAGGCCTCCGGCATGCTGAACCATCTGGAGTACGTTCGGGCAGGGCAGAAGCAAGCGCAACCGCAGCCGCAACCGCAACCGCAACCGTCACAGCCGCCCACGTCACAGCAGCGGCGCGACTCGTCGGAAGAGTCGTCCGGGTCGGCGTCTGCCGCGTCCGGGGTGTACGGGCTGGAGCTGGCCCGGAAGCCGCACGCCGAGGTGCTGGCCTCGCTGGAGCATCTGCTCGCCACCCTGCTGCCGGAGGAGGACGGAGGCACCGACCAGCAGGAGTTTGTGCTACCGCCGCTCGACGAAGCGTCCCACCTGGCGATACTGCAGCATTCGACCGCCGCCTACCTCGGGGCGCTCGAGCGGCACCAGCTGGCCCGGGTCGTGTCGCGGCTCGCCACCGACGCGGCCCGGTGGCTCGGGGGGCTGTTCAAGTTCGCCGAATGCCACACGAACTATTGCCGGGACGAGGCGGAGTGTACGCTGCAGGCGATACGGCTCGCTCTGATTCAGCAGCAGGGCGAGGCGAGGGCCGACGCGCGACCACCCACCGCCGCCCACACGATCTATCTGGCCGACCTGGCCCAGCTGTACACGGTGCAGCATGCCTGCCGGTACCTGGGCCTGCCGCTGTCCTGCATTCGGGTTGTGCCGTGCCAGCGGGCCGAAGACGCACCGGACGGGTGCGGCGGCCGGATGGACCTGCAGCAGCTTGACAGCATGCTCACGATGGATGAGGCGGCCGGGCggcagccgctgctgctgttcgccaCCGTCGGCAGCCCGCTCACCGGCGTTTCGGACGATCTGCTCGCACTCAGCACGATCTGCGCCGCCCAGCGCATGTGGCTGCACTGCCAGGGGCTCGGGCTGGCCGGGCTCGCCCTCACCGCCACGTGGATGGGCAAGGTAAGTTTCGCCAGGTGCACACAAAttaggtgtttttttttaacaaacaacGGGGTTTTGGCCTCCTTCTTCCCTCTCTTCTTCAGTCGAAACGTATGCCCAACTCATTCACGCTCAGCCTTAACAGCTGGCTCGGACTGACCGGCGTACCGTCCGTGCTGGTACACAAACCGAGCACGATCACAGCCAAACCGAGCACCGTCTTCGACAGCGATCCGATCCTGTCCAATCGGGTGTCCTGCCTGAGCGTTTGGGCGGTGCTGCAAGCGCTCGGCGCTGACACCGTGATCGAGCGCATCTTTTCCGCGTTCGACTCGTGCCAGGCGCTCGGCAAGATATTGTTACAATTCGAGGGAATTAATGTGCTGGTATGTTGTTACCTGTTGTTCGTCTAGTAGTTGTGTTAATCGCTGTTGTcgtctttttttatattacgcacacatacagagcAAAGTGGCGGCTCATGACTCCAGCGACCAGTATCGATACTATCTTGAAGGTGCTGCCAATTACAATGTaagtataatttaatttaatttaatttaataataagtaatatttcataacgaaaaCAATCATTTGATCTGATTGCTAGGATTTTCAAATAACAATTCATTTACTTTTTTACTAGTTTCCTCAATACAGAGGTTTGAATTAAACACAGCAATTATGAGCAGTACGCGCAATTCGATCGAATTATCCATTTGATGGATTCCTTTTTTAACTATTTCAGTGTTCCGTTGTATGGTCCTGTTGAATTTCACTAGTGTAAACACTTTTTGGGGTTTTCCATAGAATTTCGCTTTTACGCTCAAGTGCTCGATCCTGTACAATAGCGTAAAGTAGAATAGTTGAttaatggactacttgattCACAAATGCAACTGGAATGGAACTATAGAGGTTTGCAATCATTTAtagaaaacattcaaataattTGGAGAATTGTTCAAAATAATTATGGATTTTGTATGGACGTTGtatggtacaggcaggccttgaccgacaacggttgttgagccaaaggagaagaaaaaaattataaattaccGTACACTATTTACTGGAGGACATGCAAACGTTTGATCCTATGAAACTATTTCTTTTACGCAGAAACATTTGTTTCCATTATTTCAACGTTTTCAAAGTAAAAAGAAAACGTGACCAGATGAAGATAATTTATGGACAAGGAGACTTGTTAATGTAGGACAGAACGGCGATGGATACTAACAACATATTTAAAAGTCAAATGTAGAGGACCGCTAAAACACTAAGCGATAGCCAATATAAACGCCTGCTGTGCTTATTATTTTCTTGCAAATCAGTTGATTTCACTTTTATATGTTTCATAAATATGTTCACAtttgaaaacgaaaacaaaatctcCTGATTTTTGTGACAACCCTAGTGTCAATCACCGCCTACCTGGGTAgtttttgcacttttattttttaatatctttTGAAGGAAAAGTCGTACAGACTTGACATTCATTGAATGCCtggaaaaatatgttttacacTACTTCgtctatatttttttattatttttttttctttcaatttgtACTCTTCACATCTACGACCGCCTGAACGGGTAGGATCATgcattttgtatgggagatATCTGTTTTGCGGATTAAAAAGCTAATATCTTTTGATCTGTTTGTCGTATTGGCATTAATTTGTGTATGAAAGCTGCATCTTCTTGTTGTTTATcttaaaataagttttataaaattttgaaaaaaaaatccaatcatTTTgcctcaacaaaaaaatacgacCGCCTACACACGAGTAAGCCAAGCATTCGGTATGGGAGTTTGAAGTATTGGAGATTGTAAAACTTATAATTCTCGTCCTATATATcatgttaaaaataaacttgTCTTACAGTTGCGTTATGGTGTCAGCTAACGAATATGGTATagtcaaaatatttcaaataatctgtttctattttattttgtatcgagactttcgagacttattcgaaactttcgagacttattcgaggctttcgagacttatacAGTTTTACGAACCCGGATAATAAGTCCTTGCTACGAGATGACGgcccattctaggcttgaacccatgatgggcctTTTATTGAGTTGTCAACTcacacgacttaacaacatacctgTCGTGGTTTCAAGCCTAGTAAGGACTGCCTCCCGTAGCCTGTAAAAAATCactaaaagaaaattaaaaaaaaaaaactctaaagcctgtatagaccgGTATGACGACGTAAGTTGTTCggcaaacagaaaaagaacgcgctgatttaataaaatactATACCTTATTCGTAAACTACTAACATAACGCAAATTTATGACAACtttcatttcaaaatgttGTCTAGAACGAAAATTATAAGCTTTACAATCCGCAATACTACAAacttccatacaaaatgtttgGCTTACTCGTGTAGGTGGTCGTAGAAATACgtaatattttttaacgagtaaaaaatgaatagaaaaacaaatttaaaaattacataaaaaatatgtttagcTAAACAACAAGAAGATGAAGCTTTGATAAAATATTGAGGGCAATACAACAAGCAGATCAACAGTTATTAGCTATTGAATCCGCAAAACTACAATGCcacatacaaaatgtatggttCTGCACGAGGCGGTAGTAGAAATACGGTGTAAATTTGTTggcataaaataattaaatagaaaaacaattttcaacgTTCTAGAAAAAAATTAGTTAAACAATAAgaaaatttgttatttgttatttattaattaaaattcaacggatcgcgagtggcccacttgaagcgaattcgcTTACATTCATTACATGAAAGTCGCGTTTCGGTCATCGATTTGTCACGTTCAGTCttaagtaaaataattaacacgTTAGCCgatctcatggtacagtcgtcaactcgtacgacttaacaacatgcccgtcatgggttcaagccccaaatagaacGTACCGCCATACGTATTGACTATCCTGATATGGGGGGGGTGATCCAAAAGTCACTggaagccaaccccacaagtggtacaggcaggccttgaccgacaacggttgttcaGCCAATGTATGGTCCTACTCGGGTAGGCGGTCGTAGAACAACGTGTATTTTTTTGGTCATAGACACCACGGTTAACGTGTACAACGATTGTTCTTAGAAACTGGCGTTctaactaaaaaaaataagatactTTTCGCGCTCGCACAAATTAACTTACTTTTCACGGTTTTCTCGCTATTGATGCctaagcacacgcacacaaaacatcGCCTTAGCATCTGTTACCAAGTTTTGAAAGTATTTTGATAGCTAATTAATATACGTTTTTTTCTCGATAATTTGACCGTTAAGGTTTTTTCCATCCCTAGAATATCCCCAAATCATGTTTGCGGCATGGGAGGAGGAGGTTATCAAGAAGCGATATTGCTcttgctttgttgttttggtatGATCAGTACAAAATAATAGgaattattaattttgaacCTCGCTTGGATGACTTCGTTTCAGCAAAACAACATTATCACCAATCGCATTGTTTGATATCATTTACCACTTATTTCGTTTCTAAAATTTGTAATGTAATTATTTAActgtaaaaattcaaaaatacatTCGCCTGACCCACGGCTCTCGATCGTTTACTAAATTTGATCCTTTGCCTCAAAAGTTCGCCGACCCCTGGTTTACATCCACCCTCTGGGCCCGGGGTTGTACAACATTTTTAGACGatttttggaaaatgaaatcaatactAAACCACTGGCTTGATATTTGAACTTAGACATGTTTGGAAGTGTTTATAAACGCtaaaattttcatcaaattctatattttttatgttgaataCTACGCTGCAAATGGTCAGACCGTGACACTTAATTGAATaaatgtgtgttatttttagaaaagtttaattaattgtATAGGGCAATGTACGTGAAGACAAATAAATGATTCACTATTTAGCGAGAGGTCAGTAGGGGTGCTGTTTATTTTACGCAAACTCATCGACTAGTTTCTAGCTTTCGTAATGCTTGATTGCTCGATGAATGTTGCTGTTTTCGCTGTGAAATAAGCGATAGATTCAACGATCGCTTCATTTTACTGGTTTGTAATATCGATTACTGTTACAGCAATATTTTGTTAATCTGGTAAAATCAACTCATCATGGAAAAGATTTGAAAGGTTTATTCCATCGTAACTAATCATTCCCGTTTTTACTCTTAGATGCTATTCGACCATAGTATACCGGTGCTACTGTTCCAGTTCGATGGCCACACGGATACGCGCAACCGAACGGAATCGGAATCTGACCAGGCCCCAGCCAAGGCGACCACTACGACTTCAACcacggcagcggcagcaacatcGCCGCCAGATGCGGCCGACGAACCGAAACCGGCACACCAAACCGTGGAGAAAAACCCCTCCAACGCGCAGTACTACGATCGGCTCAACAGCTGGCTCGGCCAGATACTGCTGCGCGACTGTGGCCAGCTCAGCCTGGAAATGATCGAGCACGAGCAGCACGGCATCTGCATCCGCTACTGCCCGTTCGTGCCCGGGTACGGCGAGCAGGTGCCCCGGCTAACGCCCGACCAGCTGCTCACGTTTGCCGGCTGCATCGAGACGCAGATCGAGATACTGCACTCAACCATCCGGCACCGGGCCCGGTTTCAGCAGCTGGTGGCGGCGAGCGGCGTCCTGCGGCTGATCGAGCTGCACGACTGGGCCGGCCTCGGCGGCGTCTACTACGTGCCGGAGGGCTGGGAGACGCTCCTCACCGACCAGGCGAAGGGTGAGCTGAACAAGCTCAACACGGCGCTGGTCGAGGCGCTGCAGGCAACCGATAGTGCATTTTCCCACGCCGAAAGCAGCGATGGGTTGATCTGTGTACGGTAGGTGTTGACAGGGCTGAGGCGTGTGCATCGAAACTTTGCATATATAAAGCTtgtcttgttcttcttcttctcctcagCTTCGGCATGGTGACGAGCGAGACGGATGTTGAGGAGCTGCTGGAGCTGGTCGTGCAGACGGCGCGCGTCGTGCAGGAGAACTCCAAAATTCTCGACACGATGTCGGAAATCCTGAAGAAGGGCATCGAGGCGGCAACCATCGATCTGCAGCGCGAGGCGGAGGAAAAGCTGTGGCAGGAGGGCATACTGCGGCAGGTGCCGCTGGTTGGACGGGTCGTCAATTGGTGGTCCCCGCCTGCCAAGGAGACGGGCATGAAGGGTCGCAGCCTTAATCTAACGCAGGGTGTCGTCGAGAGTAcggaaaatatttacaagtaagtctattttgttgtttggccTTACAGGGGTTCGAAtcaaatacagggttttccgaggCAATCTCCAATgtcaacaacatttttcattgcttgcaAGATGTCTTTCAACAgatgtcaaatgttgtatttgcatcacaatggAATTTCAGTTCTTCCACTTGATTTTCTACACGTCTGTAGCTGGATTGAGTTGTGACAATTctttgtggtgtgttgaaaaacatgtgttagaacaaaaattttattttgatgtaaaaacaccatttgacaggtgttgaaaaacatattgGTGGCGGTGAATATTGATGTGCACATTAGAAAGATGCTTGGAAACCCTAATAGACTGCTGGagttagtgatgggtaaaattggtaaaaatccggagtcgactacGGTCTGTctccgataatttcggaaccgactccggaaggtaggtccgcccaACATTTTCCGGAGTCGGCCGTAGTTGGAGTCCTCCAGAGTTGGTCAGAGTGGGCCTTCGAATCAAAGGCCTGAATACGAAGTACAAgcgcaaaatgaaagataaaaaacacaacgaaagaaatgcctgatcacaagcacattgcaccggacgactccattttaatgtttattgtttactCACTTTATCATGATCTGTAATACCATCTTATGTCCTCTTCCTCTCTCGCTCAGATACCATATGCAGATGACGCCGAAAACGTCACACCAGCTGCCGGGTAACAAGGCTCCACCGGCACCGCTCGTACAAAAGGCAATCAATGCGGATCCGGACGACCGGTCGGTGCAACATTCGCGCAACGCTAGCTCCAGCAGCGAGCTGTCCGGCGTCGGTGCTGGCCGCACGAGCTTGCCGGCCCTCGCCAAGTCACCCCACTCGCCGACCGCCACGCAGCCGCAGAAGCAACCGACACCTCCTTCTCCCTCTTCGGCTGCTTCTCTTTCCGTCCCGCCAGCGACGAAGCCCGTGTCACCGACTGGTACCAGCAGGGCAGCTGTGGAACCGCAGCCGACGATGCCCACGCCGGACGGTGGTGCAACAGCCGAACCATGAACTGTTACGCAGCACGCCTGGAGTGGACAACACGAAACACCGTTcaccgacaccaccaccaccaccaccaatagCGGAGTTCTCGTTTACcaaagctttttgttttaaacaatgtttttaAGTTCCGCGTTCCCCTTTCTTCTCGATCGTTCGGGATCGTTCCCACTTCTATGTCTCCCTCCCTCTATGTCCTTGCTTGGAAAACCATTCCGTTCTAGATCGTAATAGAAAGCAACGATAGCACGAAGGCTGAAGCTGAAAGCTCCTCGAGttgattcgtttttatttgtttgggatttttgtgtttgtgttttgtttacagcGATGCACACTATGCTTATCTAGTGTTAGATGTGACGGTACGAAAGTAAGTAGGTACGACTAGCACACAGAGAGgccatgaaatgaaaaatgtgcagGGCCTTCTTCAACCCATTAACACAAGTGAGGGTTCGGTGGTTGCagtattccagaaccgatcgATCTCTCACACACTGTGTGCTTAGCATATTGTTAAAGTATTTGTTTAACATATTAGTTTTAgcgttaaataaaacaatcttGCACcttataacacacacacatgcatacactaATACCAATATGTATTGTAGGTTCTAAAAGCAGACACTATATAGATTATGGGAAGCATGATACACAGAAACAccgaaaaaaacatacacaatgcagaaaaaaacaatacaacttTACAATGGGAGTATGTTTTAACATTAGTTTTTTCTTCCCGCGGCACAGCGTGCGCAAGGAGGGGATATGCTCTTCGCAGATTTAAAGGACGTAAACTTTGTAGCACATTGGATTAATCTGAATGCGTCGACGCACAGACACAACTCTTACGATCTTGTAGCAATAATAAACAAAgcatacatacaaacactgACGCGTGTTGCAGAAAACAAGCAATATACCTACGAAGATATAGAACgttaacacaacacacaacagatATACGCATACATTTTAGAAAAGGgtgaggaaaagaaaaatcgaATCACTTTTTTAAGtagcaatacaaaaaacaaaccccaataATAGTTGTTATGAATAATACCGGAAGTTGGATTACTCCTCCACGAACTCTTaatctgtc
The Anopheles arabiensis isolate DONGOLA chromosome X, AaraD3, whole genome shotgun sequence DNA segment above includes these coding regions:
- the LOC120905621 gene encoding pyridoxal-dependent decarboxylase domain-containing protein 1 — its product is MKEPEVDEGPGPTDPGQEEPSMATREVQTQQTEIAASIVRSSLAEIETQASGMLNHLEYVRAGQKQAQPQPQPQPQPSQPPTSQQRRDSSEESSGSASAASGVYGLELARKPHAEVLASLEHLLATLLPEEDGGTDQQEFVLPPLDEASHLAILQHSTAAYLGALERHQLARVVSRLATDAARWLGGLFKFAECHTNYCRDEAECTLQAIRLALIQQQGEARADARPPTAAHTIYLADLAQLYTVQHACRYLGLPLSCIRVVPCQRAEDAPDGCGGRMDLQQLDSMLTMDEAAGRQPLLLFATVGSPLTGVSDDLLALSTICAAQRMWLHCQGLGLAGLALTATWMGKSKRMPNSFTLSLNSWLGLTGVPSVLVHKPSTITAKPSTVFDSDPILSNRVSCLSVWAVLQALGADTVIERIFSAFDSCQALGKILLQFEGINVLSKVAAHDSSDQYRYYLEGAANYNMLFDHSIPVLLFQFDGHTDTRNRTESESDQAPAKATTTTSTTAAAATSPPDAADEPKPAHQTVEKNPSNAQYYDRLNSWLGQILLRDCGQLSLEMIEHEQHGICIRYCPFVPGYGEQVPRLTPDQLLTFAGCIETQIEILHSTIRHRARFQQLVAASGVLRLIELHDWAGLGGVYYVPEGWETLLTDQAKGELNKLNTALVEALQATDSAFSHAESSDGLICVRFGMVTSETDVEELLELVVQTARVVQENSKILDTMSEILKKGIEAATIDLQREAEEKLWQEGILRQVPLVGRVVNWWSPPAKETGMKGRSLNLTQGVVESTENIYKYHMQMTPKTSHQLPGNKAPPAPLVQKAINADPDDRSVQHSRNASSSSELSGVGAGRTSLPALAKSPHSPTATQPQKQPTPPSPSSAASLSVPPATKPVSPTGTSRAAVEPQPTMPTPDGGATAEP